A genome region from Streptomyces pratensis includes the following:
- a CDS encoding hydrogen peroxide-inducible genes activator: MAYVNQAIRVKQPSLSQLRAFAAVAEHLHFRDAAAAIGMSQPALSGAVSALEVALGVQLIERTTRKVLLTPAGERLAVRSRVVLEALGELMEEAEAVRAPFTGILRLGVIPTVAPYLLPAVLRLVHERYPDLDLQVHEEQTSSLLDGLAAGRLDLLLLAVPLGVPGVTELPLFDEDFVLVMEKGHQLAGRTGLPRETLRDLPLLLLDEGHCLRDQALDICREAGRTQGAPVTTTAAGLSTLVQLVAGGLGVTLLPRTAVTVETGRNEALSTGYFMDPAPSRRVALAVRTGSARHEEFEELATALRGALGTLPVRVPEEG; the protein is encoded by the coding sequence GTGGCGTATGTAAATCAGGCTATTAGGGTCAAGCAGCCCAGCCTCTCGCAGCTGCGCGCCTTCGCGGCCGTGGCGGAGCACCTGCACTTCCGGGACGCGGCGGCGGCAATCGGGATGAGTCAGCCGGCGCTCTCCGGGGCCGTGTCCGCGCTGGAGGTGGCACTGGGTGTCCAGCTCATCGAGCGTACGACGCGAAAGGTGCTGCTCACGCCCGCGGGGGAGCGCCTCGCGGTGCGGAGCAGGGTGGTGCTGGAGGCGCTCGGTGAGCTGATGGAGGAGGCCGAGGCGGTGCGGGCGCCCTTCACCGGGATACTCAGGCTCGGCGTGATCCCGACGGTCGCGCCGTACCTGCTTCCGGCCGTGCTCCGGCTGGTCCATGAGCGCTACCCGGACCTGGATCTCCAGGTCCACGAGGAGCAGACCTCCTCGCTGCTGGACGGACTGGCGGCCGGGCGGCTGGACCTACTGCTGCTCGCCGTGCCGCTGGGAGTCCCGGGTGTCACGGAACTACCGCTGTTCGACGAGGACTTCGTGCTCGTCATGGAGAAGGGGCACCAGCTCGCCGGGCGCACCGGCCTGCCGCGCGAGACGCTTCGCGACCTGCCGTTGCTGCTGCTCGACGAGGGGCACTGCCTGCGCGACCAGGCGCTGGACATCTGCCGGGAGGCGGGGCGCACCCAGGGGGCGCCGGTGACGACGACCGCGGCCGGCCTCTCCACCCTCGTCCAGCTCGTCGCGGGCGGGCTCGGGGTGACGCTGCTGCCGCGTACGGCGGTGACGGTGGAGACAGGGCGGAACGAGGCCCTCTCCACCGGGTACTTCATGGACCCGGCGCCCTCGCGGCGGGTGGCGCTGGCGGTGCGGACGGGATCGGCGCGGCACGAGGAGTTCGAGGAGCTCGCGACCGCGCTGCGCGGTGCGCTGGGGACACTGCCGGTACGGGTGCCCGAAGAGGGGTGA
- a CDS encoding ABC transporter permease, translating to MTWLRDLGLGMRFAAAGGREGWARTALTAVGVGLGVALLLVASSVPHLLEQRSARDQAREESSVSRYEKGVPKSDSTVLRVSASTEYRGRTVEGFLMRAEGSRPALPPGVTAFPGPREMAASPALRELLASPEGALLKERLPYRITSTIADEGLRSPHELYFYVGSDSLTPAAGGHRLAGYGDDTPDEPLTPVLVVLVVMICVVLLAPVAIFIATAVRFGGDRRDRRLAALRLIGTDIRTTRRIAAGEALFGSLLGLLAGLAFFLVGRRFVGHLTVWNHSAFPSDLTPAAWLAALIAVAVPLAAVLVTLVAMRSVVVEPLGVVRSAGSRRRRLWWRLPIPVLGLAVLGLTGRVDEFTPVDPYPIAAGAVLVLFGLALLLPWLVEACVNHLRGGPLPWQLAIRRLQLNSGAASRAVSGITVAVAGAVALQMLFAAMGDEFKQITGQDPKRAQFHTYSETVSGDAAARAIEAFRSTRGVEAVIGTVETYATRPGKVKEGEVMPTTSLSVGDCATLKELAEIDSCKEGDAFVVHPRNNKEMSDWMDETARKGKEVELNSAVELDPGARSVRWTLPADAPTVTAAPDPLGEEHWGIMATVGAVDPRTLPSAQTVVQIKVDESVADVAEHVRNTAARIDPAMHVATLTSVTRDRQYESVQTGLRFGAVATLMLIAASMLISQLEQLRERKRLLSVLVAFGTRRATLGWSVLWQTAVPVVIGLLVAIAGGLGLGAVMTWMLAKTVTRWWLFLPMAGAGGALVLAVTLLSLPLLWRMMRPDGLRTE from the coding sequence ATGACCTGGCTGCGCGATCTCGGCCTCGGCATGCGCTTCGCCGCAGCGGGAGGCCGCGAGGGCTGGGCACGGACCGCCCTCACCGCCGTCGGCGTGGGTCTCGGCGTGGCACTGCTGCTGGTCGCCTCGTCCGTGCCGCACCTGCTGGAGCAGCGGTCGGCGCGCGACCAGGCCCGCGAGGAGTCCTCGGTGTCGCGCTACGAGAAGGGCGTACCGAAGTCGGACTCCACGGTCCTGCGCGTCAGCGCGTCGACCGAGTACCGCGGCCGGACCGTCGAAGGCTTCCTGATGCGCGCCGAGGGCTCCCGCCCCGCCCTCCCACCCGGCGTCACGGCCTTCCCTGGGCCGCGCGAGATGGCCGCCTCACCCGCACTCCGGGAACTGCTGGCCTCACCCGAGGGCGCGCTCCTCAAGGAGCGCCTGCCGTACCGGATCACCTCGACCATCGCCGACGAGGGGCTTCGCTCCCCCCACGAGCTGTACTTCTACGTGGGCAGCGACTCCCTGACCCCCGCCGCCGGCGGGCACCGGCTGGCCGGTTACGGCGACGACACCCCGGACGAGCCGCTCACGCCCGTCCTGGTCGTCCTCGTCGTCATGATCTGCGTCGTGCTTCTGGCACCCGTCGCGATCTTCATCGCCACGGCCGTCCGGTTCGGCGGCGACCGCCGTGACCGCCGGCTCGCCGCCCTCCGCCTGATCGGTACGGACATACGGACGACCCGCCGGATCGCAGCCGGCGAAGCCCTGTTCGGTTCGCTGCTCGGGCTGCTGGCCGGGCTGGCGTTCTTCCTCGTGGGCCGCAGGTTCGTCGGCCACCTCACGGTGTGGAACCACAGCGCCTTCCCGTCCGACCTGACCCCCGCCGCATGGCTGGCGGCGCTGATCGCCGTCGCCGTGCCTCTCGCCGCCGTACTGGTCACGCTCGTCGCCATGCGCTCGGTGGTCGTCGAGCCGCTGGGCGTCGTCCGCAGCGCGGGCAGCCGCAGGCGCCGCCTCTGGTGGCGTCTGCCGATACCGGTCCTGGGACTGGCCGTGCTGGGACTCACGGGAAGGGTCGACGAGTTCACACCCGTCGACCCGTACCCGATCGCAGCCGGCGCCGTACTGGTTCTCTTCGGGCTCGCGCTGCTGCTCCCCTGGCTGGTCGAGGCCTGCGTGAACCATCTGCGCGGCGGCCCCCTGCCCTGGCAGCTGGCAATCCGCCGGCTCCAGCTGAACAGCGGTGCGGCGTCCCGCGCGGTCAGCGGCATCACCGTGGCGGTGGCCGGAGCGGTGGCCCTGCAGATGCTGTTCGCTGCGATGGGCGACGAGTTCAAGCAGATCACGGGACAGGACCCGAAGCGGGCACAGTTCCACACCTACTCGGAGACGGTCAGCGGCGACGCCGCGGCCCGGGCCATCGAGGCGTTCCGGTCCACCCGGGGCGTGGAAGCAGTCATCGGCACGGTCGAGACCTATGCGACCAGGCCGGGGAAGGTCAAGGAGGGCGAGGTCATGCCCACCACCTCGCTCAGCGTCGGCGACTGCGCCACCTTGAAGGAGCTGGCCGAGATCGACTCGTGCAAGGAGGGTGACGCCTTCGTGGTCCATCCCAGGAACAACAAGGAGATGAGCGACTGGATGGACGAAACGGCACGCAAGGGCAAGGAGGTCGAGCTCAACTCCGCCGTCGAACTCGACCCCGGCGCCCGGTCCGTGCGCTGGACCCTCCCCGCGGACGCCCCGACCGTCACCGCCGCCCCCGACCCCCTCGGCGAGGAGCACTGGGGCATCATGGCGACCGTCGGAGCCGTGGACCCGCGCACGCTGCCGTCCGCCCAGACCGTCGTGCAGATCAAGGTCGACGAGAGCGTGGCGGATGTCGCCGAGCACGTACGGAACACGGCAGCCAGGATCGACCCCGCCATGCACGTCGCCACCCTCACCTCGGTGACGCGGGACCGCCAGTACGAGAGCGTGCAGACAGGCCTCCGGTTCGGCGCGGTGGCGACACTGATGCTCATCGCCGCCTCGATGCTGATCTCCCAGCTGGAACAGCTCCGGGAGCGCAAGCGGCTGCTGTCGGTCCTGGTCGCCTTCGGTACCAGGCGCGCCACCCTCGGCTGGTCGGTGCTCTGGCAGACCGCGGTACCGGTGGTCATCGGCCTCCTGGTCGCGATCGCCGGCGGGCTCGGACTCGGCGCCGTCATGACCTGGATGCTGGCCAAGACCGTGACCCGGTGGTGGCTGTTCCTGCCGATGGCGGGTGCCGGCGGGGCCCTCGTCCTGGCCGTGACACTGCTGTCCCTGCCGCTGCTGTGGCGCATGATGCGGCCCGACGGGCTGCGCACGGAGTAG
- a CDS encoding alkyl hydroperoxide reductase, giving the protein MALDELKSAIPDFAKDLKLNLGSVIGNSELPQQQLWGTVLACAIASRSPKVLRELEPEAKANLSAEAYTAAKSAAAIMAMNNVFYRTRHLLSDPEYGNLRAGLRMNVIGKPGVEKIDFELWSLAVSAINGCGQCLDSHEQVLRKAGVGRETIQEAVKIASVIQAVGVTLESEAVLAEQ; this is encoded by the coding sequence ATGGCACTCGATGAACTGAAGTCCGCCATACCGGACTTCGCCAAGGACCTGAAGCTGAACCTCGGTTCGGTCATCGGCAACAGCGAGCTTCCCCAGCAGCAGCTCTGGGGCACCGTCCTGGCCTGCGCGATCGCCTCGCGCTCGCCGAAGGTGCTGCGCGAGCTGGAGCCGGAGGCCAAGGCCAATCTCTCCGCCGAGGCGTACACCGCGGCGAAGTCGGCCGCCGCGATCATGGCGATGAACAACGTCTTCTACCGCACCCGGCACCTGCTGTCGGACCCCGAGTACGGAAACCTCCGTGCGGGTCTGCGGATGAACGTCATCGGCAAGCCGGGCGTGGAGAAGATCGACTTCGAGCTGTGGTCGCTCGCCGTCTCGGCGATCAACGGCTGCGGCCAGTGCCTCGACTCCCACGAGCAGGTGCTGCGCAAGGCCGGTGTGGGCCGTGAGACCATTCAGGAGGCCGTCAAGATCGCTTCGGTGATCCAGGCGGTCGGTGTGACCCTCGAATCCGAGGCCGTACTCGCCGAGCAGTAA
- a CDS encoding peroxiredoxin, protein MLTVGDKFPEFDLTACVSLESGKEFEQINHKTYEGQWKIVFAWPKDFTFVCPTEIAAFGKLNDEFADRDAQVLGFSGDSEFVHHAWRKDHPDLTDLPFPMLADSKHELMRDLGIEGEDGFAQRAVFIVDQNNEIQFTMVTAGSVGRNPKEVLRVLDALQTDELCPCNWTKGENTLDPVALLSGE, encoded by the coding sequence GTGCTCACTGTCGGTGACAAGTTCCCCGAGTTCGACCTGACCGCTTGCGTGTCGCTGGAGAGCGGCAAGGAGTTCGAGCAGATCAACCACAAGACCTACGAGGGTCAGTGGAAGATCGTCTTCGCGTGGCCGAAGGACTTCACCTTCGTGTGCCCCACCGAGATCGCCGCCTTCGGCAAGCTGAACGACGAGTTCGCCGACCGTGACGCGCAGGTCCTCGGCTTCTCCGGTGACTCCGAGTTCGTGCACCACGCCTGGCGCAAGGACCACCCGGACCTGACCGACCTGCCCTTCCCGATGCTGGCCGACTCGAAGCACGAGCTCATGCGTGACCTCGGCATCGAGGGCGAGGACGGCTTCGCCCAGCGCGCCGTCTTCATCGTCGACCAGAACAACGAGATCCAGTTCACGATGGTGACCGCCGGTTCCGTGGGCCGTAACCCCAAGGAGGTCCTGCGGGTCCTCGACGCCCTGCAGACCGACGAGCTCTGCCCCTGCAACTGGACCAAGGGCGAGAACACCCTCGACCCGGTCGCCCTCCTCTCGGGCGAGTGA
- a CDS encoding ABC transporter ATP-binding protein yields MTPAGSLIAAHGLHKTYGSTPALDGASFSVHPGEVVAVMGPSGSGKSTLLHCLAGIVTPDSGTITYGGRELSAMSDAERSALRRSDFGFVFQFGQLVPELTCVENVALPLRLNGVKRKQAERTALEWMGRLEAENLATQRPGEVSGGQGQRVAVARALAASPKVIFADEPTGALDSLNGERVMELLTESARTAGTAVVLVTHEARVAAYSDRDVVVRDGRCRDLEYAV; encoded by the coding sequence GTGACCCCCGCCGGCTCCCTGATCGCAGCCCACGGACTGCACAAGACCTACGGCTCGACCCCCGCGCTCGACGGCGCCTCGTTCTCCGTCCACCCCGGCGAGGTCGTCGCCGTCATGGGCCCGTCCGGCTCCGGCAAGTCGACCCTGCTGCACTGCCTGGCCGGGATCGTCACCCCCGACTCGGGCACCATCACCTACGGCGGCCGCGAACTCTCCGCGATGTCCGACGCCGAACGAAGCGCCCTGCGCCGCAGCGACTTCGGATTCGTCTTCCAGTTCGGACAGCTCGTCCCCGAGCTGACCTGCGTGGAGAACGTCGCCCTGCCCCTCCGCCTCAACGGCGTCAAGCGCAAGCAGGCCGAACGCACCGCGCTCGAATGGATGGGGCGGCTGGAGGCAGAGAACCTCGCCACCCAGCGCCCCGGCGAGGTGTCCGGCGGTCAGGGCCAGCGCGTCGCCGTGGCCCGCGCCCTGGCGGCCTCCCCCAAGGTGATCTTCGCCGACGAGCCGACCGGCGCGCTGGACTCCCTCAACGGCGAGCGGGTCATGGAACTGCTCACCGAGTCCGCCCGGACCGCCGGCACAGCCGTCGTGCTCGTCACGCACGAAGCCCGCGTCGCCGCGTACTCGGACCGCGACGTCGTCGTACGCGACGGCCGGTGCCGCGATCTGGAGTACGCCGTATGA